The stretch of DNA CATGTCTAATCCGAAAAGTGTTCGGACAAATTcaagtaacaaaataaataggcATAGCAGAGGTAGACATCCTCTGTTGCTGCATGTGTTGCTGTTCCATGGTAAGCTCCCTTAAACTCAAATAAGGTATATCGACCGCACCAATCGCCGCCGGCATCAAAGTTCCGGCGAGTGGCCCAGAAGAAGGCCTACTAGTAGTCCTATAAGGCGTAGTTGACCCACTTCTACTCTCTGTCAAATAAACAGGCCCAGAAATTGAAGCCCGGAAGGCTTTAGCCCGGGCTTGATGAATATCATTGTTGTCATCATCATGGTGGTGGTGGACCCATTTccttttgaagaaaaaaagagcATTTTTCCACCAACGTTTCTTCTTTGATTTTTGATTGTGAAACTTGTTCCTTGATTCTTCTTTTGAAATGGGTTTTTGTAACTTGAAGTGGATTGAATCTATGGATCTTGAACCTTCTCTTTTGTGTTTCATTGCTTCTTCCAAAACCtggtttttaaaaattaaaaaaaaaa from Trifolium pratense cultivar HEN17-A07 linkage group LG5, ARS_RC_1.1, whole genome shotgun sequence encodes:
- the LOC123883510 gene encoding uncharacterized protein LOC123883510, translating into MSNKSPIFPISDPQHFSDYGFDPQINYFQVLEEAMKHKREGSRSIDSIHFKLQKPISKEESRNKFHNQKSKKKRWWKNALFFFKRKWVHHHHDDDNNDIHQARAKAFRASISGPVYLTESRSGSTTPYRTTSRPSSGPLAGTLMPAAIGAVDIPYLSLRELTMEQQHMQQQRMSTSAMPIYFVT